Genomic DNA from Nitrosarchaeum koreense MY1:
TGAAATTACTACAAACTATGAAAATTTCCAAAAAATTCTTCCACAATACTATCCCTCAACTAGAACCATTTCAGTTAGGGGAAATAACTCACTTGTAGAGGAGCACTTGATGCTTGGAGGACAGGAATTTGTAATCATGGCAAAGCATGTAACTGACGAACCAATCCTGCACGAACTATTCATTGTTGGCGGGGATGCAAAGGGCACTCACATCACAACAAGATACGAGCAGCTTCCAAACGAAACAAAACTAATTTTGGAGATTGATTGGAAGTTTAAAGGACTAAAGAAACTGGGTTTTGGCAAAGACAAGATTCCAAAGGAATATTCTAAAATGATTGATGAGTTTGCTATTATTGCAGAAAACTAGTCTATTTTTTCTTTATTTTTATAATCGTTGAGCTCTTTTTCGCCTTCTAGTTTTCCTTTCTCAAATTCGCCTTTTGCTTTACCAAAAGTTTTTGCCAATTCGGGAATCTTTTTTGCACCGAAAATTAAGACTACTCCTAATATTACTATGATAATTATCTCATATCCCATTGGTGGTGCCATCTGAGCTTTAAGCTATGTTTTGAGATTTAAATCTTTTTTACTTTTTTTGCGCTCAATTATTACCATTCCTCCAAAATACAATGCCATCATAGGTACTGCAATAAACCACATGGTTACACCGCTTCCATCTGGAGTAACTATTGCCCCAAAAACTACAATTGCTAGTATTGCATATCTGGCATTTTTTCTCCAAAACTTTGAATCCACAATTTCGGCCATTGTTAATGCATACATTATCAATGGGATCTGAAATGATATGCCAAATGCAAGTAAGTATTGTAAAACAAAAGCAATAAAGTCCATGATGTTAAGAAACGTGATCAATCCTGACGCATCTCCGTATTTGTAGAGAAATTCCAGCATGAATGGAATTACTAGGAAATATGAAAAGATACACCCGGTAACGAATAATCCTAAAGCGGGTAGTGCGATGCTTCGTGTTATTTTGATTTCCTGTTCTTTTAATGCCGGTTTGATAAATCCCACTGCCTCTTTGATTATCATTGGCATTCCAACCACTATTGCTACAAGTGCTGCAACATAGATTTGAGCAAAAAATGCTTGTCCTGGTTCTGTTTGAATTAACTGTACTCCTTGTGGAACTAGGTTGTTTTTCATGTGTGTTGTAATCTGTGCTGCAATATTGTTCACAGGATCAATTTCAGGATAATACAATTGAACTCCCAATATCTCGATAGGATACAAGTGACATGAAATTACAAATGCAAAAATAATTCCTAAAACAATGATGATTCTTACAAAGCGTTTTCTTAACTCTTCTAGATGTTTATTGATATCTTCAATAGATGACATCTGAAATCAGTCTATCTCATCGCTTTATCTATTTGCCTGGAATTGGAAGTAATTTTGCTTCAGGCAATCCTGCGTTTTTGAGCTCCTCCAGACTCAGGTCTTGGAACTCTAAAGATATGATTGCTTTTGTCTTGAATTTCTGCTCCATGCTTTTTGCTAATATTGCAATGTCTTTGCTGGAATAGATTTCTTTTGAATCTTTAAGAAATATTCTCTCACCTTTTTCCATCTCTTTTCCTCCAAACTTTTCTTGCAGAAAACTGGTAATTGATGGTAATTCTTTTCTTGGAATATTGTTGTGATAGTAGGTGATTCCCTTGACTGATTCATAATCGTATGGTGTACCGTTTCTATACATGAAAAGGCCGATGAAGATTGCTTGTACCTCTGGTTCTCTTACACACTTTATCTCCCAGTTTAGCAGTTTCTCTTCATTGTATACAAATTTCTCCATTTCGTCTGGAGTAATCTTCCAATATCTTGATCTTGACAATCTGTGGTATTCTTTTCTAATCTGATATAAATTTCAATGTTTGGCGATGTTTTTGCGTCGTTTAGTAATTACAACTTCTATGACTAGTCCTGCAACCACTACAATCAGAACTGTAACTACAGACCAAAGTATCTGGACTATTGGATCAAATGCTTGTGTCATTGGTGCAGTATCCATAATTGGTGAAGATTTCATCATTGTATCTGCAGATTCTGACATTCTTGCCATCTCGTCTATTGGCACTGATTCCATTGCTACATCTGCAGACTCTTCTGGAATTGACTTGAATGCCATCTCTGGAACATCTGGCGGCATTTGGGTATTTGCCGACATGTCTCCATCTTGCATCACATTTCCTTTTTGAATTAGTTGAGATGAAAACCATGCAGCAATTGATGCGCCACCAAGTGTTGCTAGTCTGTGAATTCTGGTAAACGAATTAAACAGCGATTTACTCTTTTTTGCAGGCTCTGACATCATTGCAGGCAAGATGACTATTGCAAGCTTGTCTACAGTGTAAAACTTCATGTCATGAGACTTTGTATTTTTTCCAATGTTGGTAATTTTTACTACTCCTGCATCTTGCATCTTTTTTAAATGATAAATTACAAGTGGCAATGAGATTTCGGTCTTTTGTGATATTTGATTTGCAGTTAGAGAATCATTAAATAGAATTTTTAAAATTGCTCTGCTTGAATCTGAACTAAGTATCTCCCCAACTGACTTTAGCTTTGAATCCTCAGTAGATAAAATTTCGACTCTGTCTGCAATGCCTATTGTATCTCCCTCAGTATCTTTTAGAGCATCTCCAATCTCGTCTTTCATTGAACCAATAAAATTTTGAATCTCTTAATAACGCTTGTCGTTAAATTGAAATTTAATCAAACCTTATCTACAAAATTATTCATTGTATAATCATGAAACATTCAAAACAAATCTTTACAGCCATGATTGCTGTACTGGTAGTCTCTGTAACTGTGGGTGCAATTTCACTGACCCCAAATGCAGTAGCTCAAGAAGAAGTCACTCCTTTTCCATCAAGGGAAAAAGTGATCTCAGTTACCGGTAATGCAATCTCAAGTGTAAAGCCAAACCTTGCAAACATTAGTTTTGGTGTTGAAATTCAAGAAAAAACTGCCAAAGATGCACTGGCTTCAAATTCTGAATTGATGAACAAAGTGATTGCCGCAATAAAACAAGTAGGAATCACTGATTCGGAGATCAGTACATCCCAGTTTAACATCTATCCTGTATACGATAGTTATCAGGACAAGGAGACTGGAAGATATACCCAAGAACTAATTGGATATAGAGTAAGCAACATTATCCATGTTGAAACTGAGAATCTTAACAGTTTAGCTGCTATCATTGACAGCGCAGTTGAGGCAGGTGTAAACAGAGTAGATAGCGTATACTTTTCACTATCTCCAGAACTTGCATCAAAACTCAAAGACGAACTTTTAGAAGAAGCAGTTCTCAATGCAAAGTCAAAAGCTGAAATGGCACTAGCCCCACTCAATTACAAGATAATTGGAGTAAAGGCAGTCTCTCTTTCTGAATTTTCAATGCCATACCCAATGCCAATGTACGACATGGCATACAGTGAGGGAATTGCAAAATCCTCAGCCCCTACACCGATATTTTCATCTGACCAAGATGTCAATACAAGTGTAAATGTTGTCTTCCTAATTGGAAGCAACTAACTTTTTTTCTTTTTTAATCGTCTATACTTCCACCCTGTCCAAACAAGACTGGCATGGTGTATGTGCTTGTGATGTTTTCCATCTTCTTAAAATCTCTACAAATCTATCTAGTCCCAATTCTGCATCATGTTCTATTTTGAGAAAAACATCGTATTTTCCCCAAATGCCGTTTTCTTCCATTACTCCCTTTATGCTTCTCAGGTGAGTGATTACCTCCTTTTCATGTCCTGGGTTGCAAGTATGTAAGTTTGCAATACTATGGTATTGTTGTCTTAATGATATAACCTATCTGTTATTTTTTAATTTGAGTATTGTTGATTTAGTTTCTCCAATCAGAACTGTCTTTACAGATTCTGAATGAAACCAACAAAGATTCTCATTTGATAAACATTGGTAGCACTTTACAATGGAATCAAGTGATCTTGATAGTTCCTTGTTTCTTAATGAATCGTTTTCAAACGAATACTTCATTATTTAGTATAGCACGTATCGGCATTTAACTAGATGTCATTTTGTTTAGTCACATACGATTTTGAAAATTCCCGTAATTGGGAATTTTTACATGCGATCATTATTCATAAACCCTTAAGTTCATACACTTTTGTAAAAAACCATTGAAATCAGCCACAGTTATTGTGTATGTTCTTGGGGCAGTTGCTATTTTGGGAGTATTGGCAGGACTGCATCAAATTGTGATATATCAAGCTGAAATTGCATTTGAGGATTTTGAGTCAAAACAAAAATTATCTGATATCAAAGAACAGCCAACCCCAAAACCAGTAATAGAAAACAAGACAGCTGCTGAAACGGAAAAATGATTCCTTCTTGAAATCTTGTAGGAAGATAGATTAACCTCTTTTTGATTTTCCAACTTGTTGGCTGTCTTTAATGTTCATGTAACAATTGAAAACAAACCAGGCATTAGCGATCCTGAGGGTGAGACAATTCTAAATGACTTGGTACTAAAAGGCGGAGACTCTTCAATATCTAAAATAAAGACTGCCAAGATGCTAAAATTTACAATCAAAGAAAAAGACAAAAAATCTGCACAAGCAAAGGTGCAGAAAATATGTGACGAACTAAGAATCTACAATCCGATGGTAAGCAAAGTCACAATTGATGTCTTTGATGCATCCTAAATTGTTCTAGTTGCAAACAGCGATCAACTAATTATTGATTTTTGAGTTTTTTGACTAGACTCAAATTAAATATCTCTGTTGATAAATCAAAGTGTGAAGGTAGGGGTAATAGTTTTTCCAGGAAGTAACTGCGATCGTGACATGTATCATGTGCTAACTGATGTTTTTAATCTGGATGCCCAGTATTTTTGGCATGAGAAAGGACTGCCAAAAAATATCGATGCTGTGATTCTTCCAGGTGGATTTTCTTATGGTGATAGATTAAGGTCTGGGGCAATTGCAGCTCATAGTCCTATAATTAACGACGTGAGAAAGATGGCAGACAAAGGAATCCCTATTTTGGGCGTATGCAACGGATTCCAAATTCTAGTTGAGGCCGGTCTCCTTCCAGGTGCATTGCTCAAAAATACATCGCTGAATTTTATGTGTGGCTGGACTAATTTGATAGTTGAAAACAACAAGACTCCATTTACAAACAAATTGAAACTAAATCAAAAGATTCCAATTCCAATTGCAAATGGTGAGGGCAGATATTATGTCGATAATGACACGCTAAAAAAATTAAAGAAAAATAATCAAATTGTTTTTAGATACGAGCAAGTGATAAACGGCTCAATTGATAGAATAGCTGGCGTTTGCAACGAAGATGGAAATGTTGTTGGAATGATGCCTCATCCAGAAAGAGCAGCCGAGTCTGCAATTAACCCAATTGACAATAAACCGTCTTCTCTAATTTTTGAATCACTGATTAAAACAATTGGTGTTAAAAATTGAGTCTAGAGCCCCAAGAACTAGATGACCTTACATCAAAGATTGGACGAAAACCAACATCGACTGAATTACAAATTGTAGCTGCTGAATGGTCAGAGCATTGCTCGTACAAGTCATCAAAGAAACATCTCAAAATGTTGCCAATGAAAGGGCCTTTGGTAATTTCTGAAAAAGGATACGATTCCGGTGTGTTGGATGTTGGGGATGGTTATGTAATTACAGCTCATATTGAAAGTCACAACCATCCGTCTGCAGTTGAGCCATATGGCGGTGCTGCAACTGGTGTTGGCGGTGTTATCCGAGATATCCTGTCTGCAGGAACCAGACCAATTGCAATTTTTGATGGTCTGAGATTTGGAAACATTGAAAAAGACTTGCAAGCAAGATGGCTTTTTAAAAATGCAGTTACCGGAATTGCAGACTATGGGAACTGTTTGGGAATCCCAACAATCGGCGGTGAGGTTGAATTTGATGAATGCTATACAAATTACGCTCTAGTTGATGTCGCAGCAATTGGATTTGGCAAGAAATCAAATCTGATAAAAAATCATGCAAAAAAAGGAGACATTGTCGTATTACTTGGCGGTTCTACTGGAAGGGACGGCATTGGTGGTTCTCAGTTTGCATCTGATTCATTAGAGTCTGAAAACAGATCAGCAGTCCAAATCCCAGA
This window encodes:
- a CDS encoding SRPBCC family protein — its product is MARVVFEKIIKADRKKVFEITTNYENFQKILPQYYPSTRTISVRGNNSLVEEHLMLGGQEFVIMAKHVTDEPILHELFIVGGDAKGTHITTRYEQLPNETKLILEIDWKFKGLKKLGFGKDKIPKEYSKMIDEFAIIAEN
- a CDS encoding twin-arginine translocase TatA/TatE family subunit, translated to MAPPMGYEIIIIVILGVVLIFGAKKIPELAKTFGKAKGEFEKGKLEGEKELNDYKNKEKID
- the tatC gene encoding twin-arginine translocase subunit TatC, which translates into the protein MSSIEDINKHLEELRKRFVRIIIVLGIIFAFVISCHLYPIEILGVQLYYPEIDPVNNIAAQITTHMKNNLVPQGVQLIQTEPGQAFFAQIYVAALVAIVVGMPMIIKEAVGFIKPALKEQEIKITRSIALPALGLFVTGCIFSYFLVIPFMLEFLYKYGDASGLITFLNIMDFIAFVLQYLLAFGISFQIPLIMYALTMAEIVDSKFWRKNARYAILAIVVFGAIVTPDGSGVTMWFIAVPMMALYFGGMVIIERKKSKKDLNLKT
- a CDS encoding winged helix-turn-helix domain-containing protein, with amino-acid sequence MKDEIGDALKDTEGDTIGIADRVEILSTEDSKLKSVGEILSSDSSRAILKILFNDSLTANQISQKTEISLPLVIYHLKKMQDAGVVKITNIGKNTKSHDMKFYTVDKLAIVILPAMMSEPAKKSKSLFNSFTRIHRLATLGGASIAAWFSSQLIQKGNVMQDGDMSANTQMPPDVPEMAFKSIPEESADVAMESVPIDEMARMSESADTMMKSSPIMDTAPMTQAFDPIVQILWSVVTVLIVVVAGLVIEVVITKRRKNIAKH
- a CDS encoding SIMPL domain-containing protein → MKHSKQIFTAMIAVLVVSVTVGAISLTPNAVAQEEVTPFPSREKVISVTGNAISSVKPNLANISFGVEIQEKTAKDALASNSELMNKVIAAIKQVGITDSEISTSQFNIYPVYDSYQDKETGRYTQELIGYRVSNIIHVETENLNSLAAIIDSAVEAGVNRVDSVYFSLSPELASKLKDELLEEAVLNAKSKAEMALAPLNYKIIGVKAVSLSEFSMPYPMPMYDMAYSEGIAKSSAPTPIFSSDQDVNTSVNVVFLIGSN
- the purS gene encoding phosphoribosylformylglycinamidine synthase subunit PurS; protein product: MAVFNVHVTIENKPGISDPEGETILNDLVLKGGDSSISKIKTAKMLKFTIKEKDKKSAQAKVQKICDELRIYNPMVSKVTIDVFDAS
- the purQ gene encoding phosphoribosylformylglycinamidine synthase subunit PurQ; the protein is MKVGVIVFPGSNCDRDMYHVLTDVFNLDAQYFWHEKGLPKNIDAVILPGGFSYGDRLRSGAIAAHSPIINDVRKMADKGIPILGVCNGFQILVEAGLLPGALLKNTSLNFMCGWTNLIVENNKTPFTNKLKLNQKIPIPIANGEGRYYVDNDTLKKLKKNNQIVFRYEQVINGSIDRIAGVCNEDGNVVGMMPHPERAAESAINPIDNKPSSLIFESLIKTIGVKN